A window of Corallococcus macrosporus DSM 14697 contains these coding sequences:
- the truD gene encoding tRNA pseudouridine(13) synthase TruD — protein sequence MRIKQKPEDFSVKESYRFDEVDSGRHRVYLMDKQKLSTFDAVTRLRDAFGLKPGAISYCGLKDKQGRTEQIIAVDGADVDMQDPDLRLKYLGRTDKPLSAANITSNRFSVTVRALQHASLGPLNVAAAEVNRLGVINYFDSQRFGSLKHGQGFIAKDLIRGDFEAALHNYMAKPSELDRTEDAKIKAFWKENWGRWDARVPYEGTRKYHRVLKSLRDQPGDYLRAFMQIDADYRAMLLFTYQSFLWNEGVRRYLQLMLPREHLFPMRYQAGTLLFHRDASPEVLRTLRDATFPLLAPNSTFSDPKVEEAVRWVLGREKLRLEDLSIPGAERRLYFKHEERPLLSFPHKLVVGRTMPDELNRDAIKVNVAFTLPPGAYATLVIKRLFHFEYAEDSAETIRASQRPKLAEAEAEAAAQLPSSRRGPPRRDGSGARQAGDSRRGAGDREPRGTGAPGRRRAGPREVELLEPVSGRARTLAAKAPEARPAEPTPPLGFRERQRQRKDARSAARAETEARRTAKPSAKAKPPKSRKK from the coding sequence GTGCGAATCAAACAAAAGCCCGAGGACTTCTCCGTCAAGGAGTCATACCGTTTCGACGAAGTCGACTCGGGACGTCACCGCGTCTACCTGATGGACAAGCAGAAGCTGTCCACCTTCGACGCCGTGACGCGGCTGCGGGACGCGTTCGGGCTCAAGCCGGGGGCCATCAGCTACTGCGGCCTCAAGGACAAGCAGGGCCGGACCGAGCAGATCATCGCGGTGGACGGCGCCGACGTGGACATGCAGGACCCCGACCTGCGCCTGAAGTACCTGGGCCGCACGGACAAGCCGCTGTCCGCCGCCAACATCACGTCCAACCGCTTCTCCGTCACGGTGCGCGCGCTCCAGCACGCGTCGCTGGGGCCCCTCAACGTGGCCGCCGCCGAGGTCAACCGCCTGGGCGTCATCAACTACTTCGACAGCCAGCGCTTCGGCTCGCTCAAGCACGGCCAGGGCTTCATCGCCAAGGACCTCATCCGGGGCGACTTCGAGGCCGCGCTGCACAACTACATGGCCAAGCCGTCCGAGCTGGACCGGACGGAGGACGCCAAGATCAAGGCCTTCTGGAAGGAGAACTGGGGCCGCTGGGACGCGCGCGTCCCCTACGAGGGCACGCGCAAGTACCACCGCGTCCTCAAGTCCCTGCGCGACCAGCCCGGGGACTACCTGCGCGCCTTCATGCAGATCGACGCGGACTACCGCGCCATGCTGCTCTTCACCTACCAGAGCTTCCTCTGGAACGAGGGCGTGCGGCGCTACCTCCAGTTGATGCTGCCGCGCGAGCACCTCTTCCCCATGCGCTACCAGGCCGGCACGCTGCTGTTCCACCGCGACGCCAGCCCGGAGGTGCTCCGCACGCTGCGCGACGCCACCTTCCCCCTGCTGGCGCCCAACTCCACGTTCAGCGACCCGAAGGTGGAGGAGGCCGTGCGCTGGGTGCTGGGCCGCGAGAAGCTCCGCCTGGAGGACCTGAGCATCCCCGGCGCCGAGCGCCGGCTCTACTTCAAGCACGAGGAGCGGCCCCTGCTGTCGTTCCCGCACAAGCTCGTGGTGGGCCGCACGATGCCGGACGAGCTCAACCGGGACGCCATCAAGGTCAACGTCGCCTTCACCCTGCCGCCGGGCGCCTACGCCACCCTGGTCATCAAGCGGCTGTTCCACTTCGAGTACGCCGAGGACAGCGCGGAGACCATCCGCGCCTCGCAGCGGCCGAAGCTGGCGGAGGCCGAAGCAGAGGCCGCCGCGCAGCTCCCCTCCAGCCGCCGGGGTCCTCCCCGCCGGGACGGGAGCGGCGCGCGCCAGGCGGGCGACAGCCGCCGGGGCGCCGGAGACCGCGAGCCCCGCGGCACGGGCGCCCCGGGTCGCCGCCGCGCCGGCCCCCGGGAGGTGGAGCTGCTGGAGCCCGTCTCCGGCCGCGCCCGGACGCTCGCCGCCAAGGCCCCCGAGGCCAGGCCGGCGGAGCCCACCCCGCCGCTGGGCTTCCGGGAACGGCAGCGCCAGCGCAAGGACGCCCGGTCCGCCGCCCGCGCGGAGACCGAGGCCCGGCGGACGGCCAAGCCCAGCGCCAAGGCCAAGCCGCCGAAATCACGGAAGAAATAA
- a CDS encoding RNA polymerase sigma factor yields the protein MAEEAPPLPWKADVQAARRGDPSAFESLIRSVQRPVYGLALRLLQSDAEAAEVAQEALLRAYQNLHRYDDARPFDLWVLAITRNLCLDLLRRRTKVRTEELEPMKEVLPSDEASQEEGAIAREERQSLEEAMATLSVEDREVLALYYVQRRTTKEIAQVMGCAPGTIMARLFRAREKLRKKMTTEEAPR from the coding sequence ATGGCTGAGGAAGCCCCCCCGCTTCCCTGGAAAGCGGACGTGCAGGCCGCCCGCCGGGGTGACCCGTCCGCCTTCGAGTCCCTCATCCGCAGCGTGCAGCGCCCCGTCTACGGCCTGGCGCTGCGGCTGCTCCAGAGCGACGCCGAGGCCGCGGAGGTGGCGCAGGAGGCGCTGCTGCGCGCCTACCAGAACCTGCACCGCTACGACGACGCGCGCCCGTTCGACCTCTGGGTGCTCGCCATCACCCGCAACCTCTGCCTGGACCTGCTCCGCCGGCGCACCAAGGTGCGCACCGAGGAGCTGGAGCCCATGAAGGAGGTGCTCCCCAGCGATGAGGCGTCCCAGGAGGAAGGCGCCATCGCCCGCGAGGAGCGCCAGTCCCTGGAGGAGGCCATGGCCACCCTGTCCGTCGAGGACCGGGAGGTGCTCGCCCTCTATTACGTCCAGCGGCGCACGACGAAGGAGATCGCCCAGGTCATGGGCTGCGCGCCTGGCACCATCATGGCGCGCCTCTTCCGGGCCCGTGAGAAGCTGCGCAAGAAGATGACGACCGAGGAGGCTCCGCGATGA
- a CDS encoding 2Fe-2S iron-sulfur cluster-binding protein: MRRLPDVPPRGRAITVDLEGESLPAIEGEPVACSLVAAGEPLLARSIKYHRPRGPYCFAGACSHCLMRVDGVPNVYTCRTPARDGMKLERQNAYPSAKVDLFESIDWAFPKGMDHHEMFAGVPVAEQVMAKVARQLAGLGLLPKAPAPALAPARAVRTRVAVVGGGAAGLAAARVLTERDVGFLLIERDDALGGRLAHGAPEAGGPSLDDVHRLSPSSVMTRATALGLYDDEGGRFLAVGTWEADAPRLVKVYSERFLLTPGGHPPTLPFENNDLPGVYAGRAASLLLRRYDVAPETAALVGWGAELHALANLLHERGTKVVAVVDLRDTPPPGAHATAVRGGEPKAHGLRGVSAFSYTREGGGREKVSCDAVLVSVPVSPSFELARQGGAKVPFDEQRGLFVVETDADGRTQAQDVYAAGDVTGGGTAKDAAAAGRRAAQALVGGLS, translated from the coding sequence ATGCGACGCCTTCCCGACGTACCGCCGCGCGGCCGGGCCATCACCGTGGACCTCGAGGGCGAGAGCCTCCCCGCCATCGAAGGTGAGCCGGTGGCGTGCTCGCTGGTTGCCGCGGGCGAGCCGCTGCTCGCCCGCTCCATCAAGTACCACCGGCCGCGAGGCCCCTACTGCTTCGCCGGGGCCTGCTCGCATTGCCTGATGCGGGTGGACGGGGTGCCCAACGTCTACACCTGCCGCACGCCCGCGCGGGACGGCATGAAGCTGGAGCGGCAGAACGCCTACCCCTCCGCGAAGGTGGACCTCTTCGAGAGCATCGACTGGGCCTTCCCCAAGGGCATGGACCACCACGAGATGTTCGCCGGCGTGCCGGTGGCCGAGCAGGTGATGGCCAAGGTGGCCCGGCAGCTCGCCGGGCTGGGCCTGCTGCCCAAGGCGCCCGCGCCCGCGCTGGCGCCCGCGCGCGCGGTGCGCACCCGCGTGGCCGTGGTGGGCGGCGGCGCCGCGGGCCTGGCGGCGGCGCGCGTGCTGACCGAGCGGGACGTGGGCTTCCTCCTGATTGAACGGGACGACGCGCTCGGCGGCCGGCTCGCGCATGGCGCGCCGGAGGCCGGTGGCCCCAGCCTGGATGACGTCCACCGCCTCTCCCCCAGCAGCGTGATGACGCGGGCCACGGCGCTGGGCCTGTATGACGACGAGGGGGGGCGCTTCCTCGCGGTGGGCACCTGGGAGGCGGACGCGCCGCGCCTGGTGAAGGTGTACTCGGAGCGCTTCCTGCTCACGCCCGGCGGGCACCCGCCCACGCTGCCCTTCGAGAACAACGACCTGCCCGGCGTCTACGCGGGCCGCGCGGCCAGCCTGCTGCTGCGCCGCTACGACGTGGCCCCGGAGACGGCGGCCCTGGTGGGCTGGGGCGCGGAGCTGCACGCGCTGGCGAACCTTCTCCACGAGCGCGGCACGAAGGTGGTGGCGGTGGTGGACCTGAGGGACACGCCGCCTCCGGGCGCCCACGCCACGGCGGTGCGCGGCGGCGAGCCCAAGGCGCATGGCCTGCGCGGCGTGAGCGCCTTCAGCTACACGCGCGAAGGCGGCGGCCGGGAGAAGGTGTCGTGTGACGCGGTGCTGGTGTCCGTCCCCGTCAGCCCCAGCTTCGAGCTGGCGCGGCAGGGCGGCGCGAAGGTGCCCTTCGACGAGCAGCGCGGCCTCTTCGTGGTGGAGACGGACGCGGACGGCCGCACCCAGGCCCAGGACGTGTACGCCGCGGGGGACGTCACGGGCGGAGGCACGGCGAAGGACGCGGCGGCGGCCGGACGGCGCGCGGCCCAGGCGCTGGTGGGAGGGCTGTCATGA
- a CDS encoding FAD-dependent oxidoreductase yields MSKAMICSCEDVTVDDIRHAVSRGFCDVESVKRYTGFGTGICQGKSCTAAVAALLAKEKALKPAAVVPFTPRQPLYPTELRMMASAPVDESQPPVGGLPQEVDHFPAALRPEGPVPARAKVVIIGGGIMGLALAYNLARAGETDVVVLERGYLCAGASGRNGGGVRMQWGTPSLVELAKRSIGLMKGFARELGINVWLRQGGYIFMAKTKPVAQRLERNVSLHNRFGVPTRLITPDEARGIVPGLTLKDCLVASYNPEDGVIFPWPFLWGYAQGCQKRGVRVETYTDVTGFETSGGQVRKVKTTRGDIACDTVVLAAGAWSPQVAKLVDVKLPNEPHRHEILSTEPLKPFLTPLVSVLDSGLYFSQSMRGEIVGGMGDAKEPAGLNMGSTLRFVSRFAQAVMEQLPQVGHVKVLRQWAGCYDVTPDNNPILGRTPGLDNLLQMSGFVGHGFMMAPAVAERMAKWMATGESDELFTRFNLRRYSDAAGHSREFGSGTLEREDMVIG; encoded by the coding sequence ATGAGCAAGGCGATGATCTGCTCCTGCGAGGACGTCACCGTCGACGACATCCGTCACGCGGTGTCCCGGGGCTTTTGTGACGTGGAGTCGGTGAAGCGCTACACCGGCTTCGGCACCGGCATCTGCCAGGGCAAGAGCTGCACGGCGGCGGTGGCCGCGCTGCTGGCGAAGGAGAAGGCGCTCAAGCCCGCGGCGGTGGTGCCCTTCACGCCGCGCCAGCCGCTCTACCCCACCGAGCTGCGGATGATGGCCTCCGCGCCCGTGGACGAGTCCCAGCCCCCCGTGGGCGGCCTGCCCCAGGAGGTGGACCACTTCCCCGCCGCGCTGCGCCCGGAGGGCCCGGTGCCCGCCAGGGCGAAGGTGGTCATCATCGGCGGCGGCATCATGGGCCTGGCGCTGGCGTACAACCTGGCGCGCGCCGGTGAGACGGACGTGGTGGTGCTGGAGCGCGGCTACCTGTGCGCGGGCGCGTCCGGCCGCAACGGCGGCGGCGTGCGCATGCAGTGGGGCACCCCCTCCCTGGTGGAGCTGGCCAAGCGCTCCATCGGCCTGATGAAGGGCTTCGCGCGCGAGCTGGGCATCAACGTGTGGCTGCGCCAGGGCGGCTACATCTTCATGGCCAAGACGAAGCCGGTGGCCCAGCGGCTGGAGCGCAACGTCTCGCTGCACAACCGCTTCGGCGTCCCCACCCGCCTCATCACCCCGGACGAGGCGCGCGGCATCGTCCCCGGCCTCACGCTGAAGGACTGCCTCGTCGCGTCCTACAACCCGGAGGACGGCGTCATCTTCCCCTGGCCCTTCCTCTGGGGCTACGCGCAGGGCTGCCAGAAGCGCGGCGTCCGCGTGGAGACGTACACCGACGTCACCGGCTTCGAGACCAGCGGCGGCCAGGTGCGCAAGGTGAAGACGACGCGCGGCGACATCGCCTGCGACACGGTGGTGCTGGCCGCCGGCGCCTGGAGCCCCCAGGTGGCGAAGCTGGTGGACGTGAAGCTGCCCAACGAGCCGCACCGGCACGAAATCCTCAGCACCGAGCCGCTGAAGCCCTTCCTGACGCCGCTGGTGTCGGTGCTCGACAGCGGGCTGTACTTCAGCCAGTCCATGCGCGGCGAAATCGTGGGCGGCATGGGCGACGCCAAGGAGCCCGCGGGCCTCAACATGGGCAGCACCCTGCGCTTCGTGTCGCGCTTCGCGCAGGCGGTGATGGAGCAGCTCCCCCAGGTGGGCCACGTGAAGGTGCTGCGCCAGTGGGCCGGCTGCTACGACGTGACGCCGGACAACAACCCGATTCTGGGCCGCACCCCGGGCCTGGACAACCTGCTCCAGATGTCCGGCTTCGTGGGCCACGGCTTCATGATGGCCCCCGCCGTCGCGGAGCGGATGGCGAAGTGGATGGCCACCGGCGAGTCCGACGAGCTCTTCACCCGCTTCAACCTCCGGCGCTACTCCGACGCGGCCGGCCATTCGCGCGAGTTCGGCTCCGGCACGCTGGAGCGCGAGGACATGGTCATCGGCTGA
- a CDS encoding trypsin-like serine peptidase, protein MFPKSVRALFLVGALSACGTEAPPDVPDADGQEPLQSQEADVIVGSVNWVSATTLSGTQRTRSRAVGYLSIPAVGSRCTAWLVARDVIITNNHCIGSSSEASGARVSFNYEDGVSASARVWYNCGTLIRTWASDDMTALRCTATSGRLPGDVYGVLTVASTNAATGASVYVVHQNCDYYTSSGCTPTKKSSPGVVRNANYSSTDLSYDADTLGGSSGSPVLSSSSNQVVGLHHIGLGGNSQGRGTANTGVKATRVKARLAEIGL, encoded by the coding sequence ATGTTCCCGAAGAGCGTTCGTGCGCTGTTCCTGGTGGGAGCCCTGTCTGCCTGCGGTACCGAAGCGCCCCCCGACGTTCCGGACGCGGACGGCCAGGAGCCGCTCCAGTCGCAGGAGGCCGACGTCATCGTGGGCTCGGTGAACTGGGTGAGCGCCACGACGCTCTCCGGCACGCAGCGCACGCGCTCGCGCGCGGTGGGCTACCTGTCCATCCCCGCGGTGGGCTCACGCTGCACGGCGTGGCTGGTGGCGCGCGACGTCATCATCACCAACAACCACTGCATCGGCAGCAGCTCCGAGGCCTCCGGCGCGCGCGTGTCCTTCAACTACGAGGACGGCGTCAGCGCCTCCGCCCGCGTCTGGTACAACTGCGGCACCCTCATCCGCACCTGGGCGAGCGACGACATGACGGCGCTGCGCTGCACCGCCACCAGCGGGCGGCTCCCCGGTGACGTGTACGGCGTGCTGACGGTGGCCAGCACCAACGCCGCCACGGGCGCCAGCGTCTACGTGGTGCACCAGAACTGCGACTACTACACGTCGAGCGGCTGCACGCCGACGAAGAAGTCCTCGCCGGGCGTGGTGCGCAACGCCAACTACAGCAGCACGGACCTGTCCTATGACGCGGACACGCTGGGCGGCTCGTCGGGCTCGCCCGTGCTGTCCTCGTCCTCGAACCAGGTGGTGGGGCTGCACCACATCGGCCTGGGCGGCAACTCGCAGGGGCGCGGCACGGCCAACACCGGCGTGAAGGCCACCCGCGTGAAGGCCCGCCTGGCGGAGATTGGCCTCTGA
- a CDS encoding SDR family NAD(P)-dependent oxidoreductase, translated as MRPLPIDQGTVLIIGAARGIGRELARLLARRVRTLVLVDRQAQALEPLREELLLNYPTLGVLVESYDVCDPRQVDALLASLEAQFVRVDVLVNNAAEGDQGLYAQEGWERVEAMLRANVWVPALLTHRLLKPMLERGRGGILNIGSGAAQLILPGSAAFAASQRFLDGFTEALRLEVEGQGVTVTRVAPGPLWEAGLEGADGQTPFFHLSLERCAREALAGFERGEPLVYPGLGHRWVMRLLPLLPRGLKRSLGRMALRGLQREQLLLPRQAPAALPVSGEPSPG; from the coding sequence ATGCGTCCTCTCCCTATCGACCAGGGAACCGTGCTCATCATCGGAGCGGCCAGGGGGATTGGCCGGGAGCTTGCCCGGCTGCTGGCCCGTCGCGTCCGGACGTTGGTGCTCGTGGACCGTCAGGCCCAGGCCCTGGAGCCGCTGCGCGAAGAGTTGCTGCTGAACTACCCGACGCTGGGCGTGCTCGTCGAATCCTACGACGTGTGTGATCCACGGCAGGTGGACGCGCTGCTCGCCTCGCTGGAGGCGCAGTTCGTCCGCGTGGACGTCCTGGTGAACAACGCCGCGGAGGGCGACCAGGGGCTCTACGCCCAGGAGGGCTGGGAGCGCGTGGAGGCCATGCTGCGCGCCAACGTCTGGGTGCCCGCGCTGCTGACGCACCGGCTGCTCAAGCCCATGCTGGAGCGGGGCCGGGGCGGCATCCTCAACATCGGCTCCGGCGCGGCGCAGCTCATCCTGCCGGGCTCGGCGGCCTTCGCGGCCTCGCAGCGCTTCCTGGATGGCTTCACGGAGGCGCTGCGCCTGGAGGTGGAGGGGCAGGGCGTCACCGTGACGCGCGTGGCCCCCGGGCCGCTGTGGGAGGCGGGCCTGGAGGGCGCGGACGGCCAGACGCCCTTCTTCCACCTGTCCCTGGAGCGGTGCGCCCGCGAGGCGCTCGCCGGCTTCGAGCGCGGTGAGCCCCTGGTGTACCCCGGCCTGGGCCACCGCTGGGTGATGCGCCTGCTGCCGCTGCTGCCACGCGGGCTCAAGCGGAGCCTGGGGCGGATGGCGCTGCGGGGCCTGCAACGGGAGCAGCTCCTGCTCCCACGACAGGCCCCGGCGGCGCTGCCCGTGTCGGGTGAACCGTCACCCGGGTGA
- a CDS encoding universal stress protein — translation MATVSRILVPVDLSDGSREVIDYAVKLARPFKASVEVVHAWEPPQYVAPDLLVAAPGWNSQSLEHVAVETATKELTAQVNQGEPPGVPVSQKIVVGEAASTILDLAEQEKCDLIVMGTHGRRGLPRLLLGSVAQKVVARASCPVLTLHVSEQKPH, via the coding sequence ATGGCCACTGTTTCCAGAATCCTCGTTCCCGTGGACCTGTCGGATGGCTCCCGGGAGGTCATCGACTACGCGGTGAAGCTCGCCCGGCCCTTCAAGGCCTCCGTCGAGGTGGTCCACGCCTGGGAGCCGCCCCAATACGTGGCGCCGGACCTGCTGGTGGCGGCGCCGGGGTGGAACTCCCAGTCCCTGGAGCACGTCGCCGTGGAGACCGCCACCAAGGAGCTGACGGCGCAGGTGAACCAGGGCGAGCCGCCCGGCGTCCCGGTGAGCCAGAAAATCGTCGTGGGGGAGGCGGCGTCCACCATCCTCGACCTCGCCGAGCAGGAGAAGTGCGACCTCATCGTCATGGGCACCCACGGCAGGCGCGGCCTGCCCCGCCTGCTGCTGGGCAGCGTGGCCCAGAAGGTCGTCGCCCGCGCGTCCTGCCCGGTGCTCACCCTCCACGTGTCCGAGCAGAAGCCGCACTGA
- a CDS encoding lysophospholipid acyltransferase family protein has product MNALLSIWTWIEIGLVALVGFFVQLSLAILTWAFDRKRHVTGRCFRLIGVTAAKLTPFWRFGVHGAVPDRLAPNTVVVSNHESNADPFLISHLPWEMKWLGKASLFKIPVVGWSMWMAGDIPVHRGDRDSATGAMAKCRQWLAKGMPVMIFPEGTRSKTDELLPFKDGAFRLAIEAQADVLPLAVSGTRRALPKHSWRFATSRGLVTVGTPISTKGMTLADVETLKTLAREQILTLRASLMPLTRVDAPEAPGSANAA; this is encoded by the coding sequence ATGAACGCACTGCTCTCCATCTGGACGTGGATCGAGATTGGCCTGGTGGCGCTGGTCGGCTTCTTCGTGCAGCTCTCGCTGGCCATCCTGACCTGGGCCTTCGACCGCAAGCGCCACGTGACGGGGCGCTGCTTCCGGCTCATCGGCGTCACCGCGGCGAAGTTGACGCCGTTCTGGCGCTTCGGCGTGCACGGCGCGGTGCCGGACAGGCTCGCGCCGAACACGGTGGTGGTGAGCAACCACGAGTCCAACGCGGACCCGTTCCTCATCTCGCACCTGCCGTGGGAGATGAAGTGGCTAGGCAAGGCCAGCCTCTTCAAGATTCCCGTGGTGGGCTGGAGCATGTGGATGGCGGGTGACATCCCCGTGCACCGCGGCGACAGGGACTCGGCCACGGGCGCCATGGCGAAGTGCCGCCAGTGGCTGGCCAAGGGCATGCCGGTGATGATCTTCCCGGAGGGCACGCGCTCGAAGACGGATGAGCTGCTGCCCTTCAAGGACGGCGCGTTCCGCCTGGCCATCGAGGCGCAGGCGGACGTGCTGCCCCTGGCGGTGAGCGGGACGCGGCGGGCGCTGCCGAAGCACTCCTGGCGCTTCGCCACCTCGCGCGGCCTGGTGACGGTGGGCACGCCCATCTCCACCAAGGGGATGACGCTGGCGGACGTGGAGACGCTGAAGACGCTGGCCCGCGAGCAGATCCTGACGCTGCGCGCCTCGCTGATGCCGCTCACGCGCGTGGACGCCCCGGAGGCGCCGGGCTCCGCCAACGCGGCGTGA
- a CDS encoding exodeoxyribonuclease III, producing the protein MRVVSWNVNGLRSVHRKGFLPWLAGCRAQVVGLQEVRARADQLPDEVRSPPRWKTHFVAAERPGYSGVGLYSRLEPDEVVTVLGVGELDVEGRLQIARFGKLTVVNGYFPNGNGKDRDLSRIPYKLTFYRRLFERLEKPLRDGGRVLVMGDFNTAHQEIDLARPKENRETSGFRPEEREEFDRWIRAGWVDTFRHFNKGGGHYSWWSQRAGVREKNIGWRIDYVLASPAAMAYVRKAGIHPGVLGSDHCPVSVDLDPAVR; encoded by the coding sequence GTGCGAGTCGTTTCGTGGAACGTGAACGGACTGCGCTCGGTGCACCGCAAGGGCTTCCTGCCCTGGCTGGCGGGGTGCCGGGCGCAAGTCGTAGGTCTGCAGGAGGTCCGCGCGCGCGCCGACCAGCTCCCCGACGAGGTGCGCTCACCGCCCCGGTGGAAGACGCACTTCGTGGCGGCGGAGCGGCCCGGATACAGCGGCGTCGGCCTGTACAGCCGCCTGGAGCCCGATGAGGTCGTGACGGTGCTCGGCGTGGGAGAGCTGGACGTGGAGGGGCGCCTGCAGATCGCCCGCTTCGGCAAGCTCACCGTGGTGAACGGGTACTTCCCCAACGGCAACGGGAAGGACCGGGACCTCAGCCGCATCCCCTACAAGCTGACCTTCTACCGGCGCCTCTTCGAGCGCCTGGAGAAGCCCCTGCGCGACGGCGGCCGGGTGCTGGTGATGGGGGACTTCAACACGGCGCATCAAGAAATCGACCTGGCGCGGCCGAAGGAGAACCGCGAGACGAGCGGCTTCCGGCCCGAGGAGCGCGAGGAGTTCGACCGCTGGATTCGTGCGGGCTGGGTGGACACCTTCCGCCACTTCAACAAGGGCGGGGGCCACTATTCGTGGTGGAGTCAGCGGGCCGGCGTCCGGGAGAAGAACATCGGCTGGAGGATCGACTATGTCCTGGCCTCGCCGGCGGCCATGGCCTACGTGCGCAAGGCTGGCATCCACCCAGGTGTGCTCGGCTCGGACCACTGTCCGGTGAGCGTGGACCTGGACCCCGCGGTTCGCTGA
- a CDS encoding lamin tail domain-containing protein, translating into MPWSYRQLLAPLSALLLSMSACGDDPAPGPVCGNGRVESGELCDDGNRTNDDRCDNSCRPTTGDAGTDEDAGTGEEDGGIIEDDAGTTEDAGTGEDDAGTGEEDGGIIIEDDAGTTEDAGTGEDDAGTGEEDGGSGEPDSGTDEDGGSGEPDSGTDEDGGSGEPDSGTDEDGGSGEPDSGTDAGTEDDAGTDAGTVQVSLDSFGPTGTFARSGTTGATFPEVLTVRLREDAPAEVWVEVASSSPVLSVQGNMVRIAPGERSATVPVTADLAADPETDKATLTATLGNDTREATVRVLAVDQAAEVATLSPEVISVSAGQTQSFTVELDVPPAQATDIQLALEPASLGTVPATVTVPANSLTAKFDFAAGTEGGEGQLVASLNGSSIAAAVQVTGGGSGAGHIVISEFAVEGEGGAGDEFVELYNPTSSPVDISNWKIQYKAYSSANYNASFTLPDDAIIPARGYYLAVSGGYASTSGNTVAGDANWNNTLNLAANNNGGHVRIGYPELAVSDGLSSPLVVDTVGYLRANAAEGTPVPGYPPEAGSFERKASAASTVETMTDGADALLGNGHDSNDNAADFILRPARQPQNASSPAEP; encoded by the coding sequence ATGCCTTGGTCCTACCGGCAGTTGCTGGCGCCGCTGTCCGCGCTGCTCCTTTCCATGTCCGCCTGTGGCGACGATCCCGCCCCCGGCCCTGTTTGCGGCAACGGCCGCGTCGAGTCTGGCGAGCTGTGCGACGACGGCAATCGCACCAACGACGACCGCTGTGACAACTCCTGCCGCCCCACCACGGGCGACGCGGGCACGGACGAGGATGCCGGCACCGGTGAAGAGGACGGCGGCATCATCGAGGACGACGCCGGCACCACCGAGGACGCTGGCACGGGCGAGGACGACGCCGGCACGGGTGAAGAGGACGGCGGCATCATCATCGAGGACGACGCCGGCACCACCGAGGACGCCGGCACGGGCGAGGACGACGCCGGCACCGGTGAAGAGGACGGCGGCTCCGGTGAGCCCGACTCCGGTACGGACGAGGACGGCGGCTCTGGCGAGCCGGACTCCGGTACGGACGAGGACGGCGGCTCTGGCGAGCCGGACTCCGGTACGGACGAGGACGGCGGCTCCGGTGAGCCCGACTCCGGCACCGACGCGGGCACCGAGGACGACGCTGGCACGGATGCGGGCACGGTCCAGGTCTCGCTGGACAGCTTTGGTCCGACGGGCACCTTCGCGCGCTCCGGCACCACGGGGGCCACGTTCCCCGAGGTCCTGACGGTGCGCCTGCGTGAGGACGCTCCGGCGGAGGTCTGGGTGGAGGTCGCTTCCTCCAGCCCCGTCCTGAGCGTGCAGGGCAACATGGTGCGCATCGCCCCGGGTGAGCGCTCCGCCACGGTGCCGGTGACGGCGGACCTCGCCGCGGATCCGGAGACGGACAAGGCGACGCTGACGGCCACGCTGGGCAACGACACGCGCGAGGCCACGGTCCGGGTGCTGGCGGTGGATCAGGCCGCCGAAGTGGCCACGCTGTCGCCCGAGGTCATTTCTGTGAGCGCGGGTCAGACGCAGAGCTTCACGGTGGAGCTGGACGTTCCCCCGGCGCAGGCCACGGACATCCAGCTCGCGCTGGAGCCCGCCTCGCTCGGCACGGTGCCGGCGACGGTGACGGTGCCGGCCAACAGCCTGACCGCCAAGTTCGACTTCGCCGCCGGCACCGAGGGCGGCGAGGGCCAGCTCGTGGCGTCGCTGAACGGTTCGTCCATCGCGGCGGCGGTGCAGGTGACTGGCGGCGGCAGCGGCGCGGGCCACATCGTCATCAGCGAGTTCGCGGTGGAGGGCGAGGGTGGCGCGGGCGATGAGTTCGTCGAGCTCTACAACCCCACGTCGAGCCCGGTGGACATCTCCAACTGGAAGATCCAGTACAAGGCCTACAGCAGCGCCAACTACAACGCCTCGTTCACGCTGCCCGACGACGCCATCATCCCGGCTCGGGGATACTACCTGGCCGTCTCCGGTGGCTATGCCTCCACGAGTGGCAACACCGTGGCGGGTGACGCGAACTGGAACAACACCCTGAACCTGGCGGCCAACAACAACGGTGGCCACGTGCGCATCGGCTACCCGGAGCTGGCGGTGTCCGACGGCCTCTCCTCGCCGCTGGTCGTGGACACGGTGGGCTACCTCCGCGCGAACGCGGCAGAGGGGACGCCCGTGCCCGGGTACCCGCCGGAGGCTGGCAGCTTCGAGCGCAAGGCCTCGGCCGCCTCGACCGTGGAGACGATGACCGACGGCGCGGACGCGCTGCTGGGCAACGGCCACGACTCGAACGACAACGCGGCGGACTTCATCCTCCGCCCGGCGCGTCAGCCGCAGAACGCGTCGAGCCCCGCCGAGCCGTAG